GCATGGCGGGCTCGAGCCCGGCCATGGAGGCCGGCCGACGGAGCAAGTCCGCCCCATCCCCGGCGAGCTTCGGTCCGAGAACCGTCGCTGCAAGTCGGAGCGCTGTGGATCCACCCCCGCCGGCCACGCCGGTGCGGTTCAGAGGCGGGGAGCCGCCTCCCCCggagtggaggaggaggcaaAACTGGCACCGAGCGCACTCCTGGGCAGGAGGTCGGTCCTTTGCGGCCGATTGGCCACTGTGTCGGCATACGAAGATCGtcccggcggtggaggaggcagcggAAGAACGACATCGAAGTCATAGGCGAAACCGGGCGGCCACGCAGCGGCATCGACATTGGGGATGGAGGGGGCGCCATGGCGTGTAGCTAGGGAACCGCCGCCTCCATTCCAGAGTCGCGATAGCGTGGACGACGGCAGCGAAGACGAAGGACGCGGCATCCAACGGTGTTCCGGTCACGGCGTGGACGAACGCCGACCACCGGTGCCCTCAGTGTGAACACCGTTGGAACGGTGTGGAGGAATCCGATGGACGGTGAACTGCGCCTTGCAGAATGTGCCGGCGGAGACCTCCGGCAGTTTGGCCATGGCGGATGACGGACTCCACTGCATCGGTGTGTGAATCGACCATGGCGTTCATGGAAGGAGCATTAGGGGTTGACATCTTGTCTGTACCTTGGAGAAATTCCGGCGAGTTCTCTGGTGAAGTCTCGTTTCCCAGGGAGCGATGGCGGCCCCTGTTCTCGGCGAGTCCTCTGCTTCTTGCGTCAGTGGATAGAGCGTGCGTGATAACATGTTAAGTGAAAAATGGATGTAACCGGTCTGTATTGATGAACAATGTAATATATTTATACAAGGGGGATCAGGCAGTTGCTTGATGCGAAGGGGCCAAAAGCCCGAAGGGGCCTAATGCCCAAAAGGTGTCTGTTGGCATCAAAAGGTGCCTATTCCTATGCCTACTGTACAACTGTCATTAGCAGTTGCTAATGACGCAATTAATCCTAATTGATCACTATTAATTATTCCTAATTAATCCTAACAAATTGAATCCTTTTAAGTGAATTGGGATTTTTTTCCTGTTCTTAAACGTATGTATATGACATCTTTGCACTGAGGAGAGAATGATTGCTCCAGCTAATAATAACCCATGATGAATTATATGACAGTGTTACAACTTTATCACGGTCCTGTGGGGTTTAGCACAAATTAACTAATACTATACCTTATTGGCTTATCTTTTTGTCCTTTCCCTGCCTGTAGGTTTTGACATCAACGTGCTTCGTGAGGAAGCAAGGACTAGGTGGTTAAGGCCTTCTGAAGTATACTATATCTTGCAAAATCACGAGAGGTTCCCGATCACCCATGAGGCACCGAAGGAGCCACCCAGTATAGTTGCATTCCCTTAACTGGAGAAATTTCCTCTTGTATAATTGTTCAGATTCCTTGACAGCATTTTTGTTTGTTCTACAGGTGGTTCACTATTCCTTTACAATCGTCGTGTGAATCGGTATTTCCGGAGAGATGGTCACACATGGCGGAGGAAGAAGGATGGAAGAACTGTTGGGGAGGCTCATGAACGATTGAAGGTTTATTTCCTGTTTTCTCAATTGTTTAGTTCAATGGTTGTTGTTAACTTTTATATAGTCTATATTAACAAACTAGTGGTTcattgaacttttttttttgatatctCAGAGTATGCATAACAAACTAGTTGTGTCTTCAAATGTTAATATGAATGTATCTCCCTAGTTTGTTATGGATCCATAAATCAGGAAGGAgctcctgcgtattcgagaaaaaaaaatctggaaGGAGGTTATTGATCAGCGTACTCTGTCTCAGATATGACATTTTCTCATCATCGCAGGTTGGAAATGTCGATGCTCTGAGTTGCTATTATGCTCATGGTGAGCAAAATCCATGTTTCCAAAGGCGGTGTTTCTGGATGTTGGAACCGTAAGATAATCTTTCCATTCAGTTAGCTCAAAACTTGTGAAATTGGTATCTATGGCCATCTAAGTTGTATGTGGTCACTGGAGTCACAATTGTGCTGAGTTTTTATGTGTAATTTGTTACTTTTATAGTATATATTAGATTGTTTGCAAACATCTATCTGTGAAAGAAAGCAGTGAttacaaattttatttgatacatATGCTCTATATTTGCAGTGCATATGAGCACATTGTGCTGGTACAGTATAGAGAGGTGGCTGAGGTATGTAAGATTAATGTTGTCATGTTCTTAAAAAAGCATTCCCATGCTATACTTTTGTACAAATTTTCTGCTGGTGTTTGACATGATCATCTACTCTGCAAATAAATGCTCTTTGAACAGAAAAATGCCACTTACCAGAATTAATTCATGCCTTTCATTAGTTGTTATACTTTAGAAATTATTAGTTCATGCCTTTCATTAGTTGTTATACTTTAGAAATTACAGAAAAAAAGTTTCATgctattccaaaaaaaaattgttaaaATTTAAGACTATGTTTCGTATGAATTAGATCTTCTCTCAAGCATTTGTATTACAAGAGATTCTTTGGTTTTATGGCTTTTCTATTGTTATGTTAATAGAGGAGCTCTTTCCATAATTAATGCTGTGTGTGAAAATTCGTGTTTCTCCCTCTCCCAGGGCAGATATTATTCATCACAGCTGTCGAATGGGCCACCAGAATCTCTTTCATCTTTGGGATATCCACATGCCATCTATGGAAACCAATATCTCAGCTCTACTTCTGGCACTAGTGAGGGCAGTGAATCCCATCAGAGCTATTCTAATTTGAGTTCTGTAACTGAAGTAAGTTCCTATTCTGGTAACAAAGAGTACAACAAAGGTGGTGGCAGTTTACTAAGCATACCAGAGCTTGGACAGACTTGTCGGGAACAAACTACAGAAGTTCATGGGGCTGATAATGGTAATTCAAAAAATAAGTCTGGGCTTAATGTGGCTTTGAAGAAGATAGCTGAGCAGTTAAGTTtgggtgatgatgatgatgatgactatATTTACACAAATCAAGTTCAACCTTTGGGATTGGCTACAAATATTGAGCCTACAGATAAGAAGGGTAATTACACAAGCAGCTAACTAGAAAAATAGTTTCATCATTCCTGCATTTCTTATTAGGTCCATAGGAAGAAAAAACCAAAAATGTTTTCCGCAATTGTACATACATAAGAAAATTATAAAAAGGATGAAAATGTTGACAGGCTTGTTATGTGTATAATTCAGGACATCTTTCTAATGCCTAAATTTGTTGGAAAAAGAATAGTGCTAACTATTTATACTAGAGTGAACTCTGTCAGAACTGGCTGGAGTCAACTTTTTTCATAGTTAAAGTTtcgttcttttccttttctctatGGGGCCTATTGCAACCTGTCCTGTGGTAATGTACTGCTACAAGATTGTATTTTTTTGGCAAACCAATGTGTGCCTGTTATGTTGAGCACATGTATCACTGGATTTAAAGTCTCTCAATACATTCCACTGTAATTAGGGAAAATGAACATTTCTGACATTTCAGTACATGCAAATTTCCTGTTGATGCCCAAGTTGTGTGCCAGCTTGTGGCCTTTTGGCACACTTTGATAGAAATCATCATATTGTTAGGGTATCTGAACTAACTGATAGTTTAATGTTAACAATTCTTTCGCTGCCTTATTTAGATGACAACCAAATAAAACAAATTCAACCAGAAGGAACGCAAAAAGGTTTAGGCAGGAATATAGCACCATCATGGGAAGATGTGTTGCACTCCAGTTCAGGTTTGCCAACTCCATCTATATACCAGGTGAGGAAATTGTAACTTTGGATTCTTCATCTTCTTGATAGGGCATTTTACCCTCATTCAATTCAATATTTGGGAACATTTGATGTTGACATTCATTCGATATTTATTTGTAATTTGGTGTTTGGGGATAATATTTATGCTATTACAAACATACTTAAATGTCTTGTTCCTCTCCGTATCAAAATTATACCTATGTTTTCAGAAATCTCTTTGTGCGTTAGTACCTAGTACCCACACCAAAGTGTATTAACAACTTGCATTTTTTGCGTAACAGTCGGATGTCCAGTATCAGCAAAATTCAGAATATCATCCACCTGGAAGCCTAGACAGCAGTGATTTGCGCATACAACTTTCTGCTGCTaaaagatttcttttagggCCGGAAGCCTCCATTGACTCGCCATCTTTGAACTTTATGCTGAGGAGCAAGGAGAACGGTAGAACTGATATTCTTTCAGCTCATGAGAGTAGGCTTCAAAGCTCCCTGAACACAGATTGGAAAACAAAAGCACCGTTAACATTTCAGAGCAATTCACAGGGCTCTGAAATAACAGAGTTGTTGTTTGACCGTGGTCAGCTTGAACCCTACTCCAGAGCAGATACAAGACTCACCTTGGGACAGATAAAGCAGTTTAACATTCGTGAGATATCTCCAGAATGGGCATTCTCCTATGAGATCACCAAGGTAAATCATGAAGTTTAGCATTTTCACACCATATAACACCAACTGTTTTCATTTGCATATGCTCGTCTCACAATCTCATATATTCAGGTCATCATTACGGGAGATTTTCTATGTGATCCTTCAAATTTGTGTTGGGCCGTCATGTTTGGTGACAGTGAGGTACCTGCTGAAATAGTTCAGCTGGGTGTCCTTCGCTGCCACACACCACTGCACAGCAGTGGAAAACTCAGAGTCTGCATTACTTCAGGGAACAGAGAAGTTTGCAGTGAATTCAAAGAATTTGAGTTTCACTCAAAACCAACCTCTTCTGGTTTCTCAGACCTTGCACCATCTTCTAGATCCTTGAAATCTAGTGAAGAATTATTATTTCTTGCCAAATTTGCTAGAATGCTTTTGTCAGAGAATGGAAGCTCTGAAGTTCCAGATAGTGATCCCCAATCTGGACAGTGTCCAAAACTTAGGATGAATGAAGAGCTATGGGATAGGTTGATTGATGAACTCAAACTAGGATGTGAAAATCCACTAAGTACAGTTGATCAGATTATGGAGGAACTTCTGAAAAGTAGATTACAACAGTGGTTATCAGTGAAGCTCAAAGGATTCAATGGAACAGCTTCTTCTTTGTCCAAGCATGACCAGGGTATTATACACTTAATTTCTGCACTAGGCTATGAGTGGGCACTGTCTTCAGTTCTTAGTGCTGGAGTTGGTCTAAACTTTCGTGATTCCAATGGATGGACTGCACTTCATTGGGCAGCTTACTTTGGAAGGTAATCAATAtttagagttaaatacaccagcggccctcgaacttgtccccaGGTGCCATTTAGGTCCACGAATTCGTAAAATCAAAATCTTACAccttgaacttgttaagttgtgccacttaggtccataccccTTGATATGGCGCCAtgtggcatgaatatatgcaaaaaaaaactccTCCAAAGTTGCTATCTTCtacattcaccccctccccctcccattctatctctttctctcccccccacgcctcccctgcttcctccgccagtgcgccgccgccttggagctcgcggccgccgccgacgccgccccccTGGAGCTCGTGACTGCCGCCCCTGGATCTCGCGgactccgcgctcgccgccgcccttggagCTCGCGGACTCGCTCGCCGCCACCCCTAGAGCCCGTGgactccgcgctcgccgcccctAGAGTTCGCGGCGTCCTCCGAGGagtgccggaggaggaggaggaggaggaggacaacgacgaggagcgcggcggccgccaccaTCGCGGGCGGGGAATCAACTGGCGCAGGAGGAGCCAATTCTTGGCGCCGGTGGCCAGACAGCCAAGAAGTGCAGCTCTTGGCTCGCCCCCCGTTCCCGTCTCCTCCAAGAAGACGCCGACGGCGGGAAGGGCGCCGCCGAGGATGGTGAGCAGGAGGAGGGCGGGTTCTTGTGCCAAGAGGTGCTCCACTCTGGGGACGGCGACCGCGGCAAGGGTGAAGCCGGCATACGACgtgccgcgcgcgccggtgTGGGTCTCGGACGAGCGGGACGACAGGGTCGTCACCCCACTGCAACGAGCCCGGCCAAGTACGGCGGGGCAGCGAGGCCTCCACGTCAAGGAAGCGAGGTCTCCTTCCCTGCCATCACTGGCTCCTGCATCCTCGAAGCCTCATGGCTCCGTCGCCACCGTCCTTGACATGGAAGACCCCTGTCGCTGCCTCATCCTGTCGCAACCACTCGCCGGTGAGCCTCACCGCTCCCTGGAACGTGTGGCGCGCACGCTCCCGCCTCCTTTCTGCCGCCTGGATCCACCCCGTCCTTGGCGCATCGCGGCATCGAGCGGAGGAGCAgtgagagggagggggcggcagaGGGAGCAGAGAGGGGtaggggcggcggagggagctaggagggggagagcgcggcggagggcgcATGGAAGGAGATGGTGCAGGGGAGGAAGCGGTGGAGGGCGCATGGAAGGGAAGATGATAAAACTTAAGGgcatttttgcatatattcatgtcccttgaaggggtatggacctaagtggcaccacttaacaagttcaggatgccagatttcgattttgcgagttcgtggacctaagtggcatctggagacaagttcgagggccgctggtgtatttaactccaATATTTATATTGTAGAGCTGGTAACTTcatttccatttttttcttgcTG
This sequence is a window from Panicum virgatum strain AP13 chromosome 7K, P.virgatum_v5, whole genome shotgun sequence. Protein-coding genes within it:
- the LOC120640740 gene encoding calmodulin-binding transcription activator 4-like isoform X1, with the translated sequence MKAADVIKIIWSVWSNSCSIPTNWGSNSSFGFGFDINVLREEARTRWLRPSEVYYILQNHERFPITHEAPKEPPSGSLFLYNRRVNRYFRRDGHTWRRKKDGRTVGEAHERLKVGNVDALSCYYAHGEQNPCFQRRCFWMLEPAYEHIVLVQYREVAEGRYYSSQLSNGPPESLSSLGYPHAIYGNQYLSSTSGTSEGSESHQSYSNLSSVTEVSSYSGNKEYNKGGGSLLSIPELGQTCREQTTEVHGADNGNSKNKSGLNVALKKIAEQLSLGDDDDDDYIYTNQVQPLGLATNIEPTDKKDDNQIKQIQPEGTQKGLGRNIAPSWEDVLHSSSGLPTPSIYQSDVQYQQNSEYHPPGSLDSSDLRIQLSAAKRFLLGPEASIDSPSLNFMLRSKENGRTDILSAHESRLQSSLNTDWKTKAPLTFQSNSQGSEITELLFDRGQLEPYSRADTRLTLGQIKQFNIREISPEWAFSYEITKVIITGDFLCDPSNLCWAVMFGDSEVPAEIVQLGVLRCHTPLHSSGKLRVCITSGNREVCSEFKEFEFHSKPTSSGFSDLAPSSRSLKSSEELLFLAKFARMLLSENGSSEVPDSDPQSGQCPKLRMNEELWDRLIDELKLGCENPLSTVDQIMEELLKSRLQQWLSVKLKGFNGTASSLSKHDQGIIHLISALGYEWALSSVLSAGVGLNFRDSNGWTALHWAAYFGREKMVAALLAAGASATAVTDPTAQDPVGKTAAFLASQRGHTGLAGYLSEVSLTSYLASLTIEESDVSKGSAEIEAERAVESVSQRSAQLHGGTEDELSMKDSLAAVRNAAQAAARIQNAFRAFSFRKRQQKTARLRDEYGMTQEDIDELAAASRLYHQAHASSGQFYDKAAVSIQKKYKGWKGRKHFLNMRRNAVKIQAHVRGHQVRKKYRTIVSTVSVLEKVILRWRRKGHGLRGFRAEKQPMVGAVEEDDEEDDDFDDDEAVKVFRRQKVDQAVKEAVSRVLSMVDSTEARMQYRRMLEEFRRASAELGGSHEATSIFDSDLELLGINNFML
- the LOC120640740 gene encoding calmodulin-binding transcription activator 4-like isoform X2, translating into MSQSFDINVLREEARTRWLRPSEVYYILQNHERFPITHEAPKEPPSGSLFLYNRRVNRYFRRDGHTWRRKKDGRTVGEAHERLKVGNVDALSCYYAHGEQNPCFQRRCFWMLEPAYEHIVLVQYREVAEGRYYSSQLSNGPPESLSSLGYPHAIYGNQYLSSTSGTSEGSESHQSYSNLSSVTEVSSYSGNKEYNKGGGSLLSIPELGQTCREQTTEVHGADNGNSKNKSGLNVALKKIAEQLSLGDDDDDDYIYTNQVQPLGLATNIEPTDKKDDNQIKQIQPEGTQKGLGRNIAPSWEDVLHSSSGLPTPSIYQSDVQYQQNSEYHPPGSLDSSDLRIQLSAAKRFLLGPEASIDSPSLNFMLRSKENGRTDILSAHESRLQSSLNTDWKTKAPLTFQSNSQGSEITELLFDRGQLEPYSRADTRLTLGQIKQFNIREISPEWAFSYEITKVIITGDFLCDPSNLCWAVMFGDSEVPAEIVQLGVLRCHTPLHSSGKLRVCITSGNREVCSEFKEFEFHSKPTSSGFSDLAPSSRSLKSSEELLFLAKFARMLLSENGSSEVPDSDPQSGQCPKLRMNEELWDRLIDELKLGCENPLSTVDQIMEELLKSRLQQWLSVKLKGFNGTASSLSKHDQGIIHLISALGYEWALSSVLSAGVGLNFRDSNGWTALHWAAYFGREKMVAALLAAGASATAVTDPTAQDPVGKTAAFLASQRGHTGLAGYLSEVSLTSYLASLTIEESDVSKGSAEIEAERAVESVSQRSAQLHGGTEDELSMKDSLAAVRNAAQAAARIQNAFRAFSFRKRQQKTARLRDEYGMTQEDIDELAAASRLYHQAHASSGQFYDKAAVSIQKKYKGWKGRKHFLNMRRNAVKIQAHVRGHQVRKKYRTIVSTVSVLEKVILRWRRKGHGLRGFRAEKQPMVGAVEEDDEEDDDFDDDEAVKVFRRQKVDQAVKEAVSRVLSMVDSTEARMQYRRMLEEFRRASAELGGSHEATSIFDSDLELLGINNFML
- the LOC120640740 gene encoding calmodulin-binding transcription activator 4-like isoform X3 gives rise to the protein MLMVSKIHVSKGGVSGCWNLHMSTLCWYSIERWLRYYSSQLSNGPPESLSSLGYPHAIYGNQYLSSTSGTSEGSESHQSYSNLSSVTEVSSYSGNKEYNKGGGSLLSIPELGQTCREQTTEVHGADNGNSKNKSGLNVALKKIAEQLSLGDDDDDDYIYTNQVQPLGLATNIEPTDKKDDNQIKQIQPEGTQKGLGRNIAPSWEDVLHSSSGLPTPSIYQSDVQYQQNSEYHPPGSLDSSDLRIQLSAAKRFLLGPEASIDSPSLNFMLRSKENGRTDILSAHESRLQSSLNTDWKTKAPLTFQSNSQGSEITELLFDRGQLEPYSRADTRLTLGQIKQFNIREISPEWAFSYEITKVIITGDFLCDPSNLCWAVMFGDSEVPAEIVQLGVLRCHTPLHSSGKLRVCITSGNREVCSEFKEFEFHSKPTSSGFSDLAPSSRSLKSSEELLFLAKFARMLLSENGSSEVPDSDPQSGQCPKLRMNEELWDRLIDELKLGCENPLSTVDQIMEELLKSRLQQWLSVKLKGFNGTASSLSKHDQGIIHLISALGYEWALSSVLSAGVGLNFRDSNGWTALHWAAYFGREKMVAALLAAGASATAVTDPTAQDPVGKTAAFLASQRGHTGLAGYLSEVSLTSYLASLTIEESDVSKGSAEIEAERAVESVSQRSAQLHGGTEDELSMKDSLAAVRNAAQAAARIQNAFRAFSFRKRQQKTARLRDEYGMTQEDIDELAAASRLYHQAHASSGQFYDKAAVSIQKKYKGWKGRKHFLNMRRNAVKIQAHVRGHQVRKKYRTIVSTVSVLEKVILRWRRKGHGLRGFRAEKQPMVGAVEEDDEEDDDFDDDEAVKVFRRQKVDQAVKEAVSRVLSMVDSTEARMQYRRMLEEFRRASAELGGSHEATSIFDSDLELLGINNFML